The following proteins are encoded in a genomic region of Gouania willdenowi chromosome 6, fGouWil2.1, whole genome shotgun sequence:
- the foxb1a gene encoding forkhead box protein B1a: MPRPGRNTYSDQKPPYSYISLTAMAIQGCPEKMLPLSEIYKFIMDRFPYYRENTQRWQNSLRHNLSFNDCFIKIPRRPDQPGKGSFWALHPSCGDMFENGSFLRRRKRFKVLGASDHLVQSMGKQQSEAAHYLQQQAKLRLSALQAATGTHLPQMSTAYNLGVGVTPSSTFKHPFAIENIIAREYKVPGSLAFSTMQSMSAGYPLHNQLTTAWPHMYNTTSMIDTAAPISDYSAYGVPIKSLCHGGPALPAIPVPIKPTPTSMAGFSALPHHHHPHHHIPAFLSNSPQSLSPTSPQTATSQSSPATPSETLTTSPSTTLQSVAVH, from the coding sequence ATGCCTCGTCCGGGGAGAAACACGTACAGCGACCAGAAGCCTCCCTACTCCTACATCTCCCTCACCGCCATGGCGATCCAGGGCTGCCCTGAAAAGATGCTTCCTCTCAGTGAAATCTACAAGTTCATCATGGATCGATTCCCTTACTACAGGGAAAACACCCAGCGGTGGCAAAACTCTCTGAGGCACAACCTCTCCTTCAATGACTGCTTTATTAAAATCCCGCGCCGCCCGGATCAGCCAGGTAAGGGCAGCTTCTGGGCTCTACACCCGAGCTGCGGTGACATGTTCGAGAACGGGAGTTTCCTGCGACGCCGTAAAAGGTTCAAAGTCTTGGGCGCGTCCGATCACCTGGTTCAGAGCATGGGTAAGCAGCAATCGGAAGCTGCCCATTACCTCCAGCAGCAAGCCAAGCTGAGGCTGAGCGCCCTGCAGGCCGCCACGGGCACCCACCTGCCCCAGATGTCCACCGCCTACAACCTGGGGGTGGGTGTGACCCCGTCGTCGACTTTCAAACACCCGTTCGCCATCGAGAACATCATTGCCAGGGAGTACAAGGTCCCCGGGAGCCTGGCGTTCTCCACGATGCAGTCCATGTCCGCCGGGTACCCGCTGCACAACCAGCTCACCACGGCCTGGCCCCACATGTACAACACCACCAGCATGATCGACACAGCGGCCCCCATCAGTGACTACAGTGCGTACGGGGTGCCCATCAAGTCCCTGTGCCACGGGGGCCCGGCTTTACCCGCCATTCCCGTGCCCATCAAGCCCACGCCGACCTCCATGGCTGGGTTCTCAGCGCtgcctcatcatcatcatcctcatcatcacatCCCCGCCTTTCTGTCAAACTCTCCGCAGTCCCTCAGCCCGACCTCTCCACAGACAGCGACGAGCCAAAGCAGCCCTGCGACCCCCAGCGAGACTCTGACCACCAGCCCGTCCACCACCCTGCAGTCTGTGGCCGTGCACTGA